Within Mobula birostris isolate sMobBir1 chromosome 12, sMobBir1.hap1, whole genome shotgun sequence, the genomic segment tatgataagttttaatctacaatttgagagggagaagggaaacttggaagtgtcagtattacagttgaacaaagggaactatggtgctatgatggaggagctggccaaagttcaatggaacaataccctagcagggatgacagtggaacagcaatggcaaatgtttctgggaataatgcggaaggtgcaggatcagttcgttccaaactgggcccttgaagacagaaacgggtgaatttattatggggaacaaggaaatggcagacgagttgaacaggtactttggatctgtcgtcactagggaagacacaaacaatctcccagatatagtggccaaggacctagggtaatggaggaactgaaggaaatttatattaggcaggaaatggtgttggatggactgttgggtctgaaggctggtaagtccccgggacctgatggtctgcatcccaggctacttaaggaggtggctttagaaatcgtggactcattggtaatcattttccaatattcctgtggattggagggtggctaatgttgtccctctcttcaagaagggaggaagagagtaaacagggaattatagaccagttagcctgacgtcggtggtgggaaagatgctggagtcaattataaaagatgaaattacgacacatctggatagcagtaacaggatcggtccgagtcagcatggatttacgaaggggaaattgtgcttgactaatcttctggagtttttttgaggatgtaactatgaaaatggacaagggagagccagtggatgtagtgtacctggactttcagaaagcctttgataaagtcccacataggagattagtgggcaaaatttgggcacatggtattggggtcagagtactgacatggattgaaaattggctggctgacagaaaacaaagagtagcgattaatgggtccctttcggaatggcaggtggtgaccagtggggtaccgcagggttcagtgctgagactgcagctgtttacaatatatattaatgatttagatgagggaattaaaagtaacattatcaaatttgccgatgacacaaagctgggtggcagtgtgaaatatgaggaaGATGTGATGAGAATGCAGgctgacttggacaggctgggtgagtgggcagatgcatagcaggtgcagtttaatgtggataaacgtgaggttatccactttggtggcaagaacagaaagtcagattattatctaaatggagtcaaggtatgaaaaggagaagtacaacgagatctgggtgtgcttgtacatcagtcacatagtcatagtcatactttattgatcctgggggaaattagttttcgttacagttgcaccataaatagtaagaaaaccataaatagttaaatagtaatatgtaaattatgccagtaaattatgaaataagtccaggaccagcctattggctcagggtgtctgatcctccaagggaggagttgtaaagtttgatggccacagacaggaatgacttcctatgacgctctgtgttgcatctcagtggaatgagtctctggctgaatgtactcctgtgtccacccagtacattatgtagtggatgggagacattgtccaagatgacatgcaacttagacagcatcctcttttcagacaccatcgtgagagagtccagttccatccccacaacatcactggccttacgaattagTTTGTTGatactgttggtgtctgctgccccagcacacaacagcaaacatgatagcactggccaccacagactcgtagaacatcctcagcatcgtctggcagatgttaaaggacctcagtctcctcaggaaatagagacggctctgacccttcttgtagacagcctcagtgttctttgaccagtccagtttattgtcaattcgtatccccaggtatttgtaatcctccaccatgtccacactgaccccctggatggaaacaggggtcaccggtactttagctctcctcaggtctaccaccagctccttagtctttttcacatgaagctgcagataattctgctcacaccatgtgacaaaatttcctaccgtagccctgtactcagcctcatctcccttgctgatgcatccaactatggcagagtcatccaaaaacttctgaagatgacaagactctgtgcattagttgaagtccgaggtgtaaatggtgaagagaaagggagacaagacagtccgctgtggagccccagtgctgctgatcactctgtcggacacacagtgttgcaagcacaaatcctgtggtctgccagtcaggtaatcaagaatccatgacaccagggaagtaTCCACCTGCaacgctgtcagcttctcccccagcagagcagggcggatggtgttgaacgcactggagaagtcaaaaaacatgaccctcacagtacccgctggcttgtccaggtgggcatagacacggatcagcaggtagacaatggcatcctcaactcctagtcggggctggtaggcgaactggaggggatccaagtgtggcctgaccataggccggagcagctccagaacaagtctctccaaggtcttcatgatgtgggagggcaatgccaccggtctgtagtcattgaggccgctggggcgcagcgtcttcggcacagggacgaggcaggacatcttccacagtacaggaaccctccggagcctcaggctcaggttgaatacatggttgaaagcaagcatgcaagtacagcaggctgtgaagaaagctaatggcatgctggccttcataacaaggggaattgagtataagagcaaagaggtccttctgcagctgtacagggccctggtgagaccacagctggagtactgtgtgcagttttggtctccaaatttgaggaaggacattcttgctattgagggagtgcagcgtaggttcacaaggttaattcccgggatggcgggactgtcatatagaaccatagaaactacagcacagaaacaggccttttggcccttcttggctgtgccaaaccattttctgcctagtcccactgacctgcacacggaccatatccctccatacacctcccatccatgtccaatttattcttaaatgttaaaaaagaacccgcatttaccacctcgtctggcagctcattccatactcccaccactctctgtgtgaagaagccccccctaatgttccctttaaacttctcccccctcaccctaaacccatgtcctctggtttttttctccccttgcctcagtggaaaaagcctgcttgcattcactctatctatacccatcataattttatatacctctatcaaatctcccttcattcttctacgctccagggaataaagtcccaacctattcaacctttctctgtaactgagtttctcaagtcctgacaacatccttgtaaaccttctctgcactctttcaaccttatttatatccttcctgtaatttggtgaccgaaactgaacacaatactccagattcggcctcaccaatgccttatacaacctcatcataatattccagctcttatactcaataccttgattaataaaggccaatgtaccaaaagctctctttacgaccctatctacctgtgacgccacttttagggaattttgtatctgtattcccagatacctctgttccactgcactcctcagtgccttaccattaaccctgtatgttctacattgctttgtccttccaatgtgcaatacctcacacttgtcagtattaaactccatctgccatttttcagcccattttctcagctggtccaagtccctctgcaggctctgaaaaccttcctcactgtctactacacctccaatctttgtatcatcagcaaacttgctgatccaatttaccacattatcatccagatcatcgatatagatgacaaataacaatggacccagcactgatccctgtggcacaccactagtcacaggcctccactcagagaacaATTCTCTaccgccactctctggcttcttccatcgagccaatgtctaatccaatttaccacctctccatgtatacctagcaactgaattttcctaattaacctcccatgcaggaccttgtcaaaggccttactgaagtccatgtagacaatatccactgccttcccttcatccactttcctggtaacctcctcgaaaaactccaatagattggtcaacatgacctaccacgcacaaagccatgttgactctccctaataagtcccagtctatccaagtgcttgtagattctgtctcttagtactccctccaataacctacctactaccgacattaaacttactggcctataatttcccggattacttttcgatccttttttaaacaacggagcaacatgagccactctccaatcctccggcacctcacctgtagacaccgacattttaaatatatctgccagggcccctacaatttcaacactagtctccttcaaggtccgagggaacaccctgtcaggtcccggggatttatccactttaattttcctcaagacagcaaggacctcctccttttcaatctgtacagtttccatgatctcactacttgtttcccttaattccatagacttcatgccagtttccttagtaaacacagacgcaaaaaacctatttaagatctcccccatttcctttggttccgcacatagccgaccactctgatgtcgaaagattggagtgactgggcttgtatactctggaatttagaaggctgagaggggatcttattgaaacttataagactattaagggattggacacgctggaagcaggaagcatgttcccgctgatgggtgagtccagaaccagagaccacagtttaagaataaggcttggccatttagaacggagttgaggaaaaactttttcacccagagagtcgtGGAtatttggaatgctctgccccagaaggctgtggaggccaagtctctggatgctttcgaaaaagagatggagagagctcttaaagatagcggaatcaaaggttatggggataaggcaggaactggatactgattgtggatgatcagccatgatcatagtgaatggcggtgctggcttgaagggccgaatggcctactcctgcacctattgtctacaaCATTTAACGACATTAATCAGCAATAATATATCTGATTCTAAGATAAATAAAGATCTTACCATTGTAACAGTGGATTTTCACACAATTTATTTGCACAACCTCGGGAAAACGTATGATGAATTCTTGTGGGAACATTCCTGTTGTAATCCAAAATGTTTCTGTGTTACTGCAAGTAAAATGAGAAATAGAAGCTATTCCAAACACCATATTTTTTATTGTCTGCAATAAGTGTTAGGAGATTATAAATGTAATTGGGGATTACCCTTCGATTCTTCCCTAGAGGCAGTACTTCAAGGATATTCGAGATCAAATTATAGATATAGCAGTTTAACATGGTTGAAAATTCCCTGCATATTTACATGGAGGAAAGGAAATCGACCGGCGTTGGCTTGGTTTTTGAGGATACATGCTGGAGATTCTGGTTAGAATATGGTCATATCCGATCAAGTAATGCAGAGCAAGCGAAGTGCAGCTCCGGGGACGGTGAAGGACAGGAGAAGGGGAGCGGGGAGCAGCAGATTGGATTGATGGAGTCGTCACTCGACGCTCAGAAGTttaccatggatgctgcccgcaCTTTTCTCTTCCCAGAGCGACAAGTACACTTCTTACCCATCGATAATGTTCTCCGGCGGATGTTTCTCATCGCCTGATGTCGCTAAAACCAACTCCGTCCCCGCATCCACCACACCAAAGTCTCGCTTCATCACTCGCTCACCGTTACCACAACAACCGTGCACTTCCGGTCCTTTCCAATAATCGGCCCTCCCGACGGCACAGCAGACGGATGGTTCCGGACTCCTGGTAACAGAACGAATCGTGGTTGCCGCTTGGCCTTGGAATAGCCTGAAAGTGAGCGGACACCTGGGTGAGGGTAAGTGCTGTTTGCAAGGCGAACAATTAAAGAGGAAAAATGCAATCTTTTCAGGAGTTTCTTTCAGATTGTGAAGTGGAGCCATCGACAATGGCCATTCCGTGCTCCCAGTTGGATCCAATTTCAACTCCCCTCCCCGTTCCCATGCTGACCTGTCGGTCTCGGCCGTCACTCTTGCCAGGATGTGGCGACAGGCGTACTCTACTTGTATTCAGTGgtgtgaacattgaattctccatttTCTGGTAagccttcctccaccaccactctaattgttcttattctttttccccataacccgttTCCAGCCCCATCCCCCCCCCGGTCAccgcctccccttcccccccgTCACCGTCTACCCCTCCCCCCCCGTcaccgtctccccctcccccccgtcaccgtctccccctccccccccgtcaccgtctccccctcctccccccgtcaccgtctccccctcctccccccgtcACCGTCTCccacttccctcccctcccccctcccccctcccctccctcctcccccctcccccctcccctccctcctcccccctcccccctcccctccctcctcccccctcccccctcccctccctcctcccccctcccctccctccccccccgtcaccgcctccctccccccccccgtcaccgcctcccaccccccccccgtcaccgcctcccactccctctccctcccccctccccggtCACCgcctcccactccccccccctcccactccccccctctccccccctctccccccccctctccccccctctccccccccctctccccccctctccccccctctccccccccctcaccgcctcccactcccccctccccaccagtcACCGCCTCCCacttccccccctcctcccagTCACCGCCTCccacttccccccctcccccccaggtcACCGCCTCCCACTCCcccgctctccccccccccaacccggtCACCGCCTCCCACTTCCACCTCCCTCCCCCGGTCACCgcctcccactcccccccccctccgACCCCCGTCACCGCCTCCCACTCCCCGTCACCGCCTCCCACTCCCCGTCaccgcctccccctcccccccagtcaccgcctccccctcccccccagtcaCCGCCTCCCCCCCGTCactgcctccccctcccctcccccgtcactgcctcccactccccccctcccccctccccccctcccccctcccccctcccccctcccccccccctccccccctccccccctccccccgtcactgcctcccactcccccctccccccctccccccgtccCCCGTCACTGcctcccactcccccctccccccctcccccctccccccatcactGCCTCCCACTCCCCGTCACcgcctcccactccccctccttccccctgtCACcgcctcccactccccctccctcccccggtCACCGCctcccactccccttcccccccccattctcccacTACCCCCTGCATCACtgcctcccactccccctccccctgtcactgccacccactccccctccccccgttacttcctcccactccccccggTCACCgcctcccactcccccccccctccgACCCCCGTCACCGCCTCCCACTCCCCCCCAGTCACCGCCTCCCACTCCCCCCCAGTCAccgcctccccctcccctcccccccgtcactgcctccccctcccctcccccccgtcactgcctccccctcccctccccgtcactgcctcccactccccccctcccccctccccctcccccgtcactgcctcccactcccccctccccccctccccccgtccCCCGTCACTGcctcccactcccccctccccccctccccccctccccccatcactgcctcccactcccactccccgtcaccacctcccactccccctccttccccctgtCACcgcctcccactccccctccctcccccggtCACCGCctcccactccccttcccccccccgtTCTCCCACTACCCCCTGCATCACtgcctcccactccccctccccctgtcactgccacccactccccctccccccgttacttcctcccactcccccccgttacttcctcccactcccccctgttacttcctcccactcccccccccccccgttacttcctcccactccccccccaTTACTTCCTCCCACTctggacttgaacatcacaaaaaccaaggagctgatagtagacttcaggaaatcaaagcgcgtcgaacattctgctctgcacatatacgggaaagaggtggagacagtagagagtttcaagttccttggcatccacatcttGGCTGACCTCACCTGcactgcccatatctcttatcaggtggggaaggcccaacagaggctctacttcttaaggaagctaaagcacgctctcctcccttatcacctgctgatcaacttctatcggacaactatagagagcctcctgacgtattgctgtgcagtgtggtttgccagctgcacagaacagaacaggaaggacttgcagcggatggtgagggtagcagagcgggttattggcacaacattaccctccctcagagacatttatactggcagacttcaaaagaaggctacttgtatttcaaaggatcccactcatcctggacatcacctgttttcccctctaccttctgggaagagatacagagcattaaggacgaaaacaaagagactccttaacagcttctacccacaagcagtgaaatgtataacaccccccttcccttctcctgcccccctcctaagacggcggcagctaaatgcatc encodes:
- the hspb11 gene encoding intraflagellar transport protein 25 homolog isoform X2; this translates as MAPLHNLKETPEKIAFFLFNCSPCKQHLPSPRCPLTFRLFQGQAATTIRSVTRSPEPSVCCAVGRADYWKGPEVHGCCGNGERVMKRDFGVVDAGTELVLATSGDEKHPPENIIDGNTETFWITTGMFPQEFIIRFPEVVQINCVKIHCYNELEHTEEQLQLEEFALDGTRATHLRFVIKSAFDHFVSVHKVTVEGTEEIT
- the hspb11 gene encoding intraflagellar transport protein 25 homolog isoform X1; translated protein: MAPLHNLKETPEKIAFFLFNCSPCKQHLPSPRCPLTFRLFQGQAATTIRSVTRSPEPSVCCAVGRADYWKGPEVHGCCGNGERVMKRDFGVVDAGTELVLATSGDEKHPPENIIDGNTETFWITTGMFPQEFIIRFPEVVQINCVKIHCYNVRRLSIEKSSEKDPVDFEPLAKSELEHTEEQLQLEEFALDGTRATHLRFVIKSAFDHFVSVHKVTVEGTEEIT